A region from the Cannabis sativa cultivar Pink pepper isolate KNU-18-1 chromosome 9, ASM2916894v1, whole genome shotgun sequence genome encodes:
- the LOC115719921 gene encoding uncharacterized protein LOC115719921, translating to MFIELNPGIVRPEIQAPQFELKPVMFQMLQTVGQLSGMPTEDPHFHLRSFLEFLRKYFPPTRNAKFRSEIMSFRQLEDESKSDVCERFKELLRKCPHHGIPHCIQMETFYNGLNAASRMVLDASANGAIFSKSYNEAFEILETIASNNNQWSNTRAPTNRKVARVLEVDEITALTAQMASMTNVLKNLSIGNAKNIQPAAAIQSDDVSCVFCGQGHVFEKCPSNPKSVCYIGFQNFDKNNGAFSNSYNQAWKNHPNLSSGGQGASSSTPPAQGRQAYPPGFSQQSRHSQQAQNSQPSSLESLMQDYMAKNDAVIQSQAASLRNLELQLGHLTNELKARPQGSLPSDTENPRRDGKEQCKSIQLRSDKHLKISEEEIKGSGEPTSIQIDEKLSNKTAQEIADTSPVDTAKGQQPDSQQSALLHINIPLVEALKQMLNYVKFLKDILTKKRRLGEFETVALIEGCNAMLKSKIPPKLEDPGSFTIPISIGGRDVGRALCDLGASINLMPMSIFKKLGIGEARPTIISLQLADRSMAHPDGKIKDVSAQVDKFIFLADFIILDYEEDREVPIILGRPILATGRTLIDVEKGELTMRAQDEQATFKVFHPIRAPDAIGECLAIGDMDPNMVEESKFKVSKKVRKKIPLKEIAKDHEEQESKDKASFDPKNHPKRRERKRSLVEKFGLKCLKLGNE from the exons ATGTTTATTGAGCTCAATCCAGGCATTGTGAGGCCTGAAATACAAGCACCACAATTTGAGCTCAAGCCAGtgatgtttcaaatgctccaaaccgTGGGGCAACTCAGCGGGATGCCAACTGAGGATCCTCACTTCCATCTCCGTTCATTcttggag TTTCTGAGGAAATACTTTCCTCCTactagaaatgcaaaattcagAAGTGAGATCATGTCTTTTCGGCAACTTGAAGATGAGTCTAAAAGTGATGTGTGTGAGAGGTTTAAGGAACTTTTGCGAAAGTGTCCACATCATGGCATTCCACATTGTATACAGATGGAGACTTTTTATAATGGCTTGAATGCAGCTTCTCGAATGGTGTTAGATGCATCGGCCAATGGTGCTATTTTTTCGAAGTCTTACAACGAAgcatttgagattttggagaccatTGCAAGTAACAACAACCAATGGTCCAACACAAGAGCTCCAACAAATAGAAAAGTGGCGAGGGTCCTTGAGGTAGATGAAATAACGGCTTTGACAGCTCAAATGGCTTCCATGACgaatgttttgaagaatttgagCATTGGGAACGCTAAAAATATTCAGCCAGCTGCTGCCATTCAAAGTGATGATGTCTCATGTGTGTTTTGTGGACAAGGGCATGTGTTTGAGAAGTGTCCTTCTAATCCGAAGTCCGTTTGTTACATAGGATTTCAGAATTTTGACAAAAACAATGGGGCATTCTCAAACTCTTACAATCAAGCATGGAAGAATCATCCTAATTTGTCTTCGGGGGGTCAAGGAGCAAGCTCAAGCACCCCACCAGCCCAAGGAAGACAAGCATATCCACCGGGTTTTTCACAACAATCGCGACATTCACAACAAGCTCAAAATTCCCAACCGAGTTCTTTGGAGAGCCTAATGCAAGATTATATGgccaaaaatgatgcggtgataCAAAGTCAAGCTGCCTCTCTTCGAAACCTTGAGTTACAACTTGGACATTTGACCAATGAATTAAAAGCTAGGCCGCAAGGTTCTTTGCCTAGTGACACGGAAAATCCAAGGAGGGATGGGAAGGAACAATGCAAATCCATTCAACTAAGGAGTGACAAGCATCTGAAAATTTCTGAGGAGGAAATAAAGGGTAGTGGGGAGCCCACTTCAATCCAAATCGACGAAAAATTGAGTAACAAAACTGCCCAGGAAATTGCTGATACCAgcccagttgatacagcaaaGGGTCAGCAACCTGACAGTCAGCAATCCGCACTA CTCCATATCAATATTCCCTTGGTCGAAGCATTGAAGCAAATGCTGAATTATGTCaagttcttaaaagatattttgacGAAGAAAAGGAGGTTGGGGGAGTTTGAAACTGTAGCTCTCATCGAAGGATGCAACGCCATGTTAAAAAGCAAGATTCCACCGAAGTTGGAAGATCCGGGCAGCTTCACGATTCCAATTTCTATTGGGGGTCGAGATGTTGGAAGAGCCCTTTGTGATTTGGGAGCTAGTATTAATCTCATGCCCATGTCTATTTTTAAGAAGTtgggaattggagaagcaaggccAACCATCATCAGTTTACAATTAGCGGATCGTTCCATGGCTCATCCGGATGGAAAAATTAAAGATGTTTCGGCACAAGTAGATAAGTTCATCTTTCTGGCGGATTTCATTATTCTTGACTATGAGGAAGATAGAGAAGTTCCAATCATTTTGGGGAGGCCAATTCTTGCTACGGGAAGGACTTTGATAGATGTTGAAAAAGGAGAGCTCACCATGAGAGCTCAAGATGAGCAAGCCACATTCAAGGTTTTCCATCCCATACGTGCTCCGGATGCAATAGGAGAATGCTTAGCAATTGGAGATATGGATCCTAACATGGTTGAGGAGTCCAAATTCAAAGTTAGTAAGAAGGTGAGAAAGAAGATTCCCCTTAAAGAAATTGCTAAGGATCACGAGGAACAAGAAAGCAAAGACAAAGCATCATTTGACCCTAAAAATCacccaaaaagaagagaaagaaaaagaagcttaGTAGAAAAATTCGGTCTCAAATGTTTGAAGTTGGGCAACGAGTGA